A portion of the Cryptomeria japonica chromosome 5, Sugi_1.0, whole genome shotgun sequence genome contains these proteins:
- the LOC131035724 gene encoding AAA-ATPase At5g57480-like: MELEALIGKILSILGILTFVQSYLPPQVRQIVRQWVMRIFDSVNICCCVSLPEFKGKHGWKMNELYTDAEEYVKTLESASEARNLKAYRGINLRELGISPDTEQLIHDSFRGVRMCWTQHTIQKMVDKETVERQAYTLKMNKLDQNLLKAYLNHVSEKAAEHKLGKRELKLYTNSGVCAIRGQGWNSMPFKHPSTFHTLALDPSIKKTIINDLDRFKAGKDFYRQIGRAWKRGYLLHGPPGTGKSSLIAAELRALLTQTSEKAIIVIEDIDCSLDLTDRECKEKATESKLRSQLTLSGLLNFTDGLWSCCGEERIIIFTTNHPEHLDPALLRCGRMDVHIELSYCNFAVFKILAFNYLRIEVHELYPLVEEKIASGAEMTPAEIIEILIVKWTLLTKQ, translated from the exons ATGGAATTGGAAGCCTTAATCGGAAAGATCTTATCCATACTCGGGATTCTGACATTCGTACAGAGCTATCTTCCCCCACAGGTACGCCAAATCGTGAGACAATGGGTGATGCGCATTTTTGACAGCGTAAATATATGTTGCTGCGTGAGCCTCCCAGAATTCAAAGGAAAGCACGGATGGAAGATGAACGAGCTGTACACGGACGCGGAAGAGTACGTGAAAACTCTGGAAAGCGCCTCAGAAGCTCGGAATCTAAAGGCGTATCGAGGCATAAATTTGAGAGAGTTGGGCATCTCTCCCGACACAGAACAACTCATCCACGACTCATTCCGCGGAGTTAGAATGTGCTGGACCCAACACACCATACAGAAAATGGTGGACAAAGAAACCGTTGAAAGACAGGCCTATACTCTCAAAATGAACAAACTAGACCAGAACCTCCTCAAGGCCTATTTGAACCACGTATCCGAAAAGGCGGCGGAGCATAAACTGGGCAAAAGGGAACTCAAATTATATACCAACAGTGGAGTTTGCGCCATTCGTGGACAAGGATGGAATAGCATGCCTTTCAAGCACCCATCTACTTTTCATACGCTCGCACTCGATCCATCCATAAAGAAAACAATTATCAATGATCTTGATCGATTTAAGGCCGGAAAAGATTTCTACAGACAGATCGGTCGCGCCTGGAAACGCGGTTACCTTCTTCATGGCCCTCCCGGAACGGGAAAGTCCAGCTTAATTGCCGCC GAGCTCCGTGCCCTTCTTACTCAGACCAGTGAAAAGGCCATCATTGTTATCGAGGATATTGACTGCTCGCTTGATCTTACGGATAGAGAGTGCAAAGAGAAGGCCACAGAAAGCAAGCTTCGAAGTCAACTTACCCTTTCTGGTTTGCTCAATTTTACGGATGGATTGTGGTCTTGCTGCGGTGAGGAGCGTATTATTATCTTTACTACTAACCACCCTGAACATCTCGATCCCGCTCTTCTTAGATGTGGGAGAATGGATGTCCACATTGAACTCTCTTACTGCAACTTCGCTGTTTTTAAAATTCTCGCTTTCAATTATTTGAGAATTGAAGTTCACGAACTTTATCCTTTGGTGGAGGAGAAGATCGCTTCCGGGGCCGAGATGACTCCCGCTGAAATTATAGAAATTCTGATAGTAAAGTGGACACTCCTGACGAAGCAATGA